A genomic window from Gossypium hirsutum isolate 1008001.06 chromosome D10, Gossypium_hirsutum_v2.1, whole genome shotgun sequence includes:
- the LOC121222409 gene encoding nodulation protein H gives MAEYICLFSKDTLIIKPPKKSPLFSRTIALWFAMLCGVYLYGTCLKHVGTFTMLKFQNIQLIQKPSLEALIPTLHYPKPESFSRGECSLNPVRFFAIISMQRSGSGWFETLLNSHINVSSNGEIFSVIDRRNNVSNIIQTLERVYNLDWFTSASKNECSAAVGFKWMLNQGLMEHHREIVEYFNHRGISAIFLFRRNLLRRMVSVLANSYDRKAKLLNGTHKSHVHSEQEAAALSSYKPIINSTSLISDMKEVEMITARALENFNSTRRMVLYYEDLVTNRTKLKDVQEFLGLPLMELTSRQVKIHKGSLCDFVSNWDDVNKTLNGTEYERFLHADY, from the exons ATGGCCGAGTATATCTGTTTATTTAGCAAG GATACACTCATTATAAAGCCTCCTAAGAAATCTCCATTGTTTTCAAGGACAATAGCTTTATGGTTTGCAATGTTGTGTGGTGTTTATCTCTATGGAACTTGCTTAAAACATGTCGGTACTTTCACTATGCTCAAATTTCAGAACATCCAACTCATTCAGAAGCCATCTTTAGAGGCTCTAATTCCTACGTTGCATTATCCAAAGCCTGAAAGTTTCAGTAG GGGTGAATGCTCTTTGAATCCGGTACGGTTCTTCGCTATAATATCGATGCAAAGATCTGGAAGTGGATGGTTTGAGACTTTACTAAATAGCCATATCAATGTAAGCTCAAATGGTGAGATCTTTTCTGTAATTGATAGGAGGAACAATGTATCGAATATTATACAGACTTTGGAGAGAGTTTACAATTTAGATTGGTTCACTAGTGCTTCCAAGAATGAGTGCTCGGCCGCAGTTGGCTTCAAGTGGATGCTGAATCAG GGATTGATGGAGCACCATCGAGAAATAGTAGAATACTTTAATCATCGGGGTATTTCTGCCATATTTCTCTTCCGAAGAAATTTGCTTCGAAGGATGGTTTCTGTACTTGCGAATTCATATGATCGCAAAGCTAAGCTATTAAATGGAACCCACAAGTCTCATGTTCATTCGGAGCAAGAG GCTGCTGCGCTTTCGAGTTACAAGCCAATTATCAATTCTACATCACTAATAAGTGATATGAAAGAAGTAGAGATGATCACTGCTAGGGCTTTAGAGAACTTCAATAGCACCCGTCGCATGGTTTTGTACTATGAGGATCTTGTCACCAACCGTACG AAACTAAAAGATGTTCAAGAGTTTCTAGGCCTTCCACTGATGGAATTAACTAGTCGCCAGGTTAAAATACACAAAGGTTCGTTATGCGATTTTGTGAGCAACTGGGATGATGTTAACAAGACACTAAACGGGACCGAATACGAGAGGTTCCTCCATGCCGACTATTAA